The following coding sequences are from one Arcobacter nitrofigilis DSM 7299 window:
- a CDS encoding EI24 domain-containing protein, which yields MNEVDLIKKSLKDFFTPQILKIAIVPLLVTVVVMVIIFMGFADYSLSSLDQVIIQVQNGEEFTVDPNAPFYYVWAVNVLTFLLHYSITAWLAGFLLFTVGTFFILFFSIFTTLIIIGFLTPMIIETLRKRHYPDLVLKGHGSLVSPLWVAFKSVIVMMLLFILFIPFYFIPLVNIIAFNLPIFYFFHKLLNFDVTSTMLSSREYFEIYTSKKNLFRFRTLLLYFMSMIPFIALFSAVFFIVYLSNGYFVELNKIRKPGLDI from the coding sequence TTGAATGAAGTAGATTTGATAAAGAAAAGTTTGAAAGATTTTTTCACACCACAAATATTAAAAATCGCGATTGTACCTCTTTTAGTAACCGTTGTAGTTATGGTTATTATATTTATGGGTTTTGCTGATTATAGTTTATCTTCTTTAGATCAAGTGATTATTCAAGTACAAAATGGAGAAGAGTTTACAGTTGATCCAAATGCTCCATTTTATTATGTTTGGGCAGTCAATGTTTTGACTTTTCTTTTACACTATTCTATAACTGCTTGGTTAGCTGGATTTTTACTTTTTACAGTAGGTACATTTTTTATATTGTTTTTTTCTATTTTTACAACTTTGATTATTATTGGATTTTTAACTCCTATGATTATAGAGACTTTGCGAAAAAGACATTATCCTGATTTGGTATTAAAAGGTCATGGTTCATTAGTCTCTCCACTTTGGGTGGCATTTAAAAGTGTAATTGTGATGATGTTATTATTTATTCTTTTTATTCCTTTTTATTTTATACCTTTAGTAAATATTATTGCTTTTAATTTACCTATTTTCTACTTTTTTCACAAGCTTTTAAATTTTGATGTAACATCTACAATGTTAAGTTCTAGAGAGTATTTTGAGATATATACTAGTAAAAAAAATCTATTTAGATTTAGAACTTTATTATTATATTTTATGTCAATGATACCTTTTATAGCACTTTTTTCTGCTGTATTTTTTATAGTATATTTATCAAATGGATATTTTGTGGAGTTAAATAAAATAAGAAAACCTGGATTAGATATTTAG
- a CDS encoding radical SAM/SPASM domain-containing protein, whose translation MKNFKKVHIEITNICNLKCSFCPPKNLPNATMSLDKFEKINSELSSVTKELAYHVVGDPLVVSNLNQYLDISKNHGLKVNLTTTGYNLKEEQFESLCNSAIKQINFSINSYNGNSHKKSLDEYLTPIFDFCKYALEKEVEFFINLRIWNFDEEKSAKEFNKKVFEKAYEYFDLTLDIEQFYVAKPKNIRVARKIFFNFDDYFEWPSLENEFVSDKGFCYGLDSHFGILANGTAVPCCLDKDACVNLGNVFEDGLQNILTSKRVNDIKDGFKKGIVVEELCQKCSYRTRFDK comes from the coding sequence ATTAAAAATTTTAAAAAAGTACATATCGAAATAACCAATATCTGTAACTTAAAATGTTCCTTTTGTCCTCCAAAAAACTTACCAAATGCTACAATGAGTTTAGATAAGTTTGAAAAGATAAATAGTGAACTCTCAAGTGTTACAAAAGAGTTAGCATATCATGTAGTTGGTGATCCCTTGGTTGTGTCAAATTTAAATCAATATTTAGACATAAGTAAAAATCATGGTTTAAAAGTTAATCTTACAACTACTGGATATAACTTAAAAGAAGAACAATTTGAATCTTTGTGTAATAGTGCAATAAAACAAATAAACTTTTCAATTAATTCATATAATGGGAATTCTCATAAAAAAAGTTTAGATGAATATTTGACTCCTATTTTTGATTTTTGTAAATATGCTTTGGAAAAAGAAGTTGAATTTTTCATAAATTTGAGAATTTGGAATTTTGATGAAGAAAAAAGTGCAAAAGAGTTTAATAAAAAAGTTTTTGAAAAAGCTTATGAATACTTTGATTTGACTTTAGACATTGAACAGTTTTATGTGGCAAAACCCAAAAATATAAGAGTTGCAAGAAAGATATTTTTCAATTTTGATGATTATTTTGAGTGGCCAAGTTTGGAAAATGAATTTGTATCAGACAAAGGTTTTTGTTATGGTTTAGATTCTCATTTTGGTATATTAGCAAATGGAACAGCTGTTCCTTGTTGTTTGGATAAGGATGCCTGTGTTAACCTAGGAAATGTTTTTGAAGATGGTTTACAAAATATATTAACTTCAAAAAGAGTAAATGATATAAAAGATGGATTTAAAAAAGGCATTGTAGTTGAAGAACTTTGCCAAAAATGTTCTTACAGAACAAGATTTGACAAATAA
- a CDS encoding DEAD/DEAH box helicase, giving the protein MATAQSGTGKTAAFVLPILQKLFETQDNDSTNKRVLRSLILVPTRELAKQIEKSISHYGRYLDIKQTIVVGGLSHKEQIRKINAGIDVLVATPGRLIDHIKTKSVNLSSINNIVLDEADTMLEMGFLKDIELIFSQCAKTRHIGMFSATINQNIKKLAKEFLHKPVVIEVSSQRSAVDIIEQQIYLMDEDKKIEFLSYLIGSENWEQVLVFVNTKAKADEITEQFNLDGLKTACIHGDIKQPVRARALEGFKSKSLRVLVATDIAARGIDIELLPNVVNFELPETTVDYTHRIGRTGRAGNPGVATTLLCVKEYVQMAEIEKELIINIPRLTHDEYELNEKQPRVARFKTQSLSQKKGLRDKNKKPKDKAQLPKKTKKKKTTKRDSNRSFGR; this is encoded by the coding sequence ATTGCAACTGCACAAAGTGGTACAGGTAAAACTGCTGCCTTTGTACTTCCTATTTTACAAAAACTTTTTGAAACACAAGATAATGATTCTACAAATAAAAGAGTTCTTAGAAGTTTGATTTTAGTTCCTACAAGAGAATTAGCAAAACAAATAGAAAAAAGCATCTCACACTATGGAAGATATTTAGATATTAAACAGACTATTGTTGTGGGAGGATTAAGTCATAAAGAGCAAATTAGAAAAATAAATGCTGGGATTGATGTACTTGTTGCAACACCTGGAAGACTAATTGACCATATAAAAACAAAATCAGTAAACTTATCAAGTATAAATAATATAGTTCTTGATGAAGCTGATACTATGCTTGAAATGGGATTTTTAAAAGATATTGAACTTATCTTTTCCCAATGTGCAAAAACAAGACATATTGGAATGTTCTCTGCAACTATCAATCAAAATATTAAAAAACTTGCAAAAGAGTTTTTACACAAACCAGTTGTAATTGAAGTTTCATCACAACGTTCAGCTGTAGATATAATTGAGCAACAAATATATTTAATGGATGAAGATAAAAAAATAGAGTTTTTATCATATCTAATTGGTTCAGAAAATTGGGAACAAGTTTTAGTATTTGTTAATACTAAAGCAAAAGCAGATGAGATAACAGAACAGTTCAATTTAGATGGACTAAAAACAGCTTGTATTCATGGAGATATAAAACAACCAGTTCGAGCAAGAGCACTGGAAGGCTTTAAATCAAAGTCATTAAGAGTACTTGTTGCAACTGATATCGCAGCAAGGGGAATAGATATAGAACTATTGCCAAATGTAGTTAATTTTGAATTACCTGAGACAACAGTTGATTATACACATAGAATAGGAAGAACAGGACGGGCTGGAAACCCAGGAGTTGCTACAACACTATTATGTGTAAAAGAGTATGTACAAATGGCTGAAATAGAAAAAGAGCTAATAATCAATATACCAAGACTTACACATGATGAATATGAACTAAATGAAAAACAACCAAGAGTTGCAAGATTTAAAACACAATCACTTAGTCAGAAAAAAGGTTTAAGAGATAAAAATAAAAAACCAAAAGATAAGGCTCAACTGCCTAAGAAAACAAAAAAGAAAAAAACAACAAAAAGAGATTCAAACAGAAGTTTTGGGAGATAA